One Pirellulales bacterium genomic region harbors:
- the yajC gene encoding preprotein translocase subunit YajC produces the protein MPNLDMARWVLLAQEPPSAPSPIFMFLPLVAIGLLFFFMVLRPQRREQADRLATLANLKKNDHVLLNCGIFGVVTNVRPDSEEVTIRVDESSNTKLRITRGSIARVIVDDSSASVETGTTS, from the coding sequence GTGCCGAATTTAGACATGGCTAGGTGGGTGCTGTTGGCACAAGAACCGCCCAGCGCCCCCAGCCCTATCTTCATGTTTTTGCCGTTGGTGGCGATCGGCCTGCTGTTCTTTTTCATGGTTCTGCGGCCACAACGGCGCGAGCAGGCAGACCGGTTGGCAACGCTAGCGAATCTGAAAAAGAATGACCACGTGCTATTGAATTGCGGCATTTTCGGCGTGGTGACCAACGTCCGACCTGATAGCGAAGAAGTGACGATCCGCGTCGACGAATCTTCGAATACTAAGCTGCGCATCACCCGCGGCTCGATCGCCCGCGTGATCGTGGATGATTCCTCGGCCAGCGTAGAAACCGGAACGACCAGCTGA